A window of Peromyscus eremicus chromosome 7, PerEre_H2_v1, whole genome shotgun sequence contains these coding sequences:
- the LOC131914219 gene encoding olfactory receptor 8D1-like codes for MGMGNHSTATVFVLVGLTQQPELLLPLFLLFLGIYVVTVVGNLGMILLITVSPLLHTPMYYFLCSLSFVDLCYSTVITPKMLVNFLGKKNLILYSECMAQFFLFVIFVVAEGYLLTAMAYDRYVAICRPLLYNVIMSSRLCSLLVLVAFILGLLCAIAHTSALMKLSFCKSHIISHYFCDALPLLNLSCSNTYLNELLVFVIGGINTLVPTIAVAVSYVFIFCSILRIRSSEGRSKAFGTCSSHLMAVGIFFGSITFMYLKPSSSTSLEQEKVSSVFYTTVIPMLNPLIYSLRNKDVKKALGRFLVGR; via the coding sequence ATGGGCATGGGGAATCATTCTACTGCAACTGTGTTTGTGTTGGTGGGATTAACACAGCAGCCAGAGCTCCTGCtgcctcttttcctcctgttcctGGGAATATATGTGGTAACAGTCGTGGGGAACCTGGGCATGATCCTGCTCATCACAGTCAGCCCACTGCTGCACACTCCCATGTATTATTTCCTCTGTAGCTTATCCTTCGTTGATCTCTGCTATTCCACTGTCATTACACCCAAAATGCTGGTGAACTTTCTTGGGAAGAAAAATTTGATCCTCTATTCTGAGTGCATGGctcagttctttttgtttgtgatCTTTGTTGTGGCTGAGGGTTACCTACTGACTGCTATGGCATATGATCGATATGTGGCCATCTGCAGACCACTGCTGTACAATGTGATCATGTCCTCAAGACTCTGTTCACTATTAGTTCTGGTTGCCTTCATCCTAGGCCTTTTGTGTGCCATTGCACACACAAGTGCTCTGATGAAGCTGAGCTTCTGCAAATCCCACATCATAAGCCATTACTTCTGTGATGCTCTCCCCCTCCTCAACCTCTCCTGCTCTAACACATATCTCAATGAGCTTCTCGTATTTGTCATTGGAGGAATCAACACTTTGGTGCCCACCATAGCTGTTGCTGTCTCTTATGTCTTCATCTTCTGTAGCATCCTTCGCATCAGGTCATCAGAGGGCCGGTCCAAAGCCTTTGGAACCTGCAGCTCTCACCTCATGGCTGTGGGAATCTTCTTTGGGTCTATCACCTTTATGTATCTTAAGCCTTCTTCAAGTACCTCTCTAGAGCAAGAGAAGGTGTCTTCTGTGTTCTATACCACAGTGATCCCAATGCTGAACCCATTAATATATAGTTTGAGGAACAAAGATGTGAAGAAAGCCTTAGGCAGATTCTTGGTGGGGAGATAA
- the LOC131914218 gene encoding LOW QUALITY PROTEIN: olfactory receptor 10D1B-like (The sequence of the model RefSeq protein was modified relative to this genomic sequence to represent the inferred CDS: deleted 1 base in 1 codon) — protein MPLRLYSRFSCIFETIMNLSIVTHFVLLGIPHTEGLETILFVLFLSFYIFTLVGNLLILLAIVSSTRLHTPMYFFLCQLSMCDIFFPSVSSPKMLFYLSGNTQVISYAGCVCQLFFYHFLGCTECFLYTVMAYDRFVAICHPLRYSTIMNHRVCAILATGTSFFACIQATFLTTLTFQLPYCGPNEVDYYFCDIPAMLKLACADTSTLEMVGLISVGLMPLSCFLLILTSYSCILFSILQIQSSEGRHRAFSTCSAHLTAILLAFMPVVLIYLQPTPNPWLNAAVQVLNNLVTPMLNPLIYSLRNKEVKCSLKKVLQQVPILSKK, from the exons TCATGCATTTTTGAAACCATAATGAATCTCTCTATAGTGACTCACTTTGTCCTGCTTGGCATCCCGCACACAGAGGGTCTGGAGACCATACTCTTTGTCCTGTTTTTATCTTTCTACATCTTCACCCTGGTGGGAAACCTGCTCATACTCCTTGCAATTGTATCTTCTACTAGGCTtcacacacccatgtacttcttcctgtgCCAGCTGTCCATGTGTGACATA TTTTTCCCTTCAGTTAGCTCTCCCAAGATGCTGTTCTACCTCTCAGGAAACACCCAAGTAATCTCCTATGCAGGCTGTGTGTGCCAACTCTTCTTCTACCATTTCCTGGGTTGTACTGAATGTTTTCTGTACACagtgatggcctatgaccgctttGTGGCCATATGCCATCCTCTAAGGTACTCAACAATCATGAATCACAGAGTGTGTGCCATCCTGGCAACAGGGACTTCATTTTTTGCCTGCATTCAGGCTACCTTTCTGACCACTCTCACTTTCCAGCTGCCCTACTGTGGTCCCAATGAGGTGGACTATTACTTCTGTGACATTCCTGCTATGCTAAAACTGGCTTGCGCAGATACATCAACCCTGGAGATGGTGGGGCTCATCAGTGTGGGACTGATGCCCCTCAGctgcttcctcctcatcctcaccTCCTACAGCTGTATCCTCTTCTCCATTCTGCAAATCCAATCTTCTGAGGGGAGGCATAGAGCTTTCTCCACCTGCAGTGCCCATCTTACTGCCATCCTCCTTGCCTTTATGCCCGTGGTCCTCATATACCTCCAGCCTACCCCCAATCCCTGGCTTAATGCAGCTGTGCAGGTCTTGAATAACCTGGTCACACCCATGCTGAATCCTTTGATCTATAGCCTGagaaataaagaagtaaaatgtTCTCTGAAGAAAGTACTACAGCAAGTGCCAATTCTgtctaagaaatga